A genomic window from Deltaproteobacteria bacterium includes:
- a CDS encoding carbamate kinase, protein MSVAASSPLMVVALGGNAITPPAGDLSFATEREVIERAVSELAGLARRGWRLLVVHGNGPQVGRLLAAPGFGDSERLDVHVAQTQGEIGYLLAEALDHELGGAAGVAIITRVLVDAGDPAFAQPTKPVGAVLSSKPAGVASLPTPDGRGWRRVVASPRPLAVIEAEAIRTLLATGHVVAGGGGGVALAQTAGVRRAQPAVIDKDWVAALLAVALRAECLLFVTDVSHAFDQFGASDQQAIHRMTVAQARERLAHHVFAPGSMAPKVESAVQFASATARPAVIATLGAIEGALSGTTGTTIVPA, encoded by the coding sequence ATGAGTGTCGCGGCCAGCTCACCGCTGATGGTTGTGGCGCTCGGCGGCAATGCCATCACGCCGCCGGCCGGGGATCTATCATTTGCCACCGAGCGCGAGGTCATCGAACGCGCGGTTAGTGAGCTGGCCGGCCTGGCGCGGCGCGGCTGGCGCTTGCTCGTTGTCCACGGCAACGGCCCGCAAGTAGGCCGCCTGCTTGCCGCCCCGGGCTTCGGCGATTCCGAGCGCCTCGATGTGCACGTGGCGCAGACGCAAGGGGAGATCGGCTACTTGCTGGCGGAAGCATTAGATCACGAGCTGGGCGGGGCCGCCGGCGTAGCGATAATCACTCGGGTGCTGGTCGACGCGGGCGACCCGGCCTTTGCGCAGCCCACCAAGCCGGTGGGGGCGGTACTGAGTAGTAAGCCCGCCGGCGTAGCCTCGTTGCCGACACCCGACGGCCGCGGCTGGCGCCGGGTGGTGGCGTCGCCGCGCCCGTTGGCGGTGATCGAAGCCGAGGCGATTCGCACACTGTTGGCCACTGGTCACGTTGTGGCTGGCGGCGGTGGCGGCGTAGCGCTGGCGCAGACTGCCGGGGTGCGCCGGGCACAACCGGCGGTGATCGACAAGGATTGGGTGGCCGCGCTCCTGGCGGTAGCCTTACGAGCCGAGTGTCTGCTGTTCGTGACCGACGTGTCGCACGCCTTTGATCAATTCGGTGCCAGCGATCAGCAGGCAATTCATCGGATGACGGTGGCACAAGCCCGCGAGCGTCTGGCGCATCACGTCTTTGCGCCCGGCTCGATGGCGCCCAAGGTGGAGAGCGCAGTGCAATTCGCCAGCGCCACCGCGCGGCCCGCGGTTATCGCCACCCTCGGCGCTATCGAAGGCGCTCTCAGCGGCACCACCGGCACGACCATCGTGCCGGCGTAG
- a CDS encoding GTPase encodes MTVATPIRVLILGAAGRDFHNFNVVYRDDPAVTVAAFTAAQIPGISGRRYPAALAGARYPAGIPIADETELEAICRRERIDQVVFAYSDVSHAHVMHLAARALACGADFVLLGPQRTMLLASVPVIAVCAIRTGCGKSQTARWLGRRLRSRGLRVAVLRHPMPYGDLEREGVQRFATAADLDAARCTAEEREEYEPHLEAGNVVFAGVDYAAIVAQAQREADIIVWDGGNNDFPFVRPSLLIAMTDALRPGQAAAYHPGEAVLRMADVAVVNKVDAATPAQVEQVVNDIRAVNASAAIVRAASPVRLDDPDAVRGRRVLVVEDGPTITHGGLPHGAGYRAAMAVGAAAIVDPRPFAAASLRAVFGQYPHIGPVLPAVGYNTEQLAALRQTINAAAAEVVVAATPIDLAALIALDKPVVRARYEYADAGEPTLGTIVDDFLAARFGAVIP; translated from the coding sequence GTGACCGTGGCCACGCCGATCCGTGTGCTCATCCTCGGTGCCGCCGGGCGCGACTTCCACAATTTCAACGTCGTTTACCGCGACGATCCGGCGGTCACGGTGGCGGCGTTTACCGCCGCGCAGATTCCCGGCATCAGTGGCCGCCGTTATCCGGCAGCGCTGGCCGGTGCCCGCTATCCGGCGGGCATCCCGATTGCGGACGAAACCGAACTGGAAGCTATCTGCCGGCGCGAGCGCATCGATCAAGTCGTGTTCGCTTACAGCGACGTGTCGCACGCGCACGTGATGCACCTGGCCGCGCGGGCGCTCGCCTGCGGCGCCGACTTCGTTTTGCTCGGACCCCAGCGCACCATGTTGCTGGCGAGCGTACCGGTGATCGCGGTCTGTGCCATCCGCACCGGCTGCGGCAAGTCGCAGACCGCGCGCTGGCTGGGCCGCCGCTTGCGCAGCCGTGGCCTGCGGGTGGCCGTCCTGCGCCATCCGATGCCGTACGGCGATTTGGAGCGCGAAGGGGTGCAGCGCTTTGCCACCGCCGCCGATCTCGACGCGGCTCGGTGCACGGCCGAGGAGCGCGAAGAGTATGAGCCGCACTTGGAGGCCGGCAACGTTGTCTTCGCCGGCGTGGATTACGCCGCCATTGTCGCGCAGGCGCAACGCGAGGCGGACATCATCGTCTGGGACGGCGGCAACAATGATTTTCCGTTCGTTCGCCCGAGCCTGCTGATTGCGATGACCGATGCACTGCGGCCGGGACAGGCGGCAGCGTATCACCCGGGTGAGGCGGTGTTGCGCATGGCCGACGTGGCGGTGGTGAACAAAGTGGACGCGGCTACGCCGGCACAGGTCGAGCAGGTGGTCAACGACATCCGCGCCGTCAACGCGTCCGCCGCCATTGTGCGGGCGGCTTCGCCGGTGCGCTTGGATGATCCCGATGCCGTCCGCGGGCGCCGGGTGCTGGTGGTCGAGGATGGGCCGACGATCACGCACGGGGGCCTGCCGCACGGGGCTGGGTACCGCGCGGCGATGGCGGTGGGGGCGGCGGCGATCGTCGATCCGCGGCCGTTCGCTGCTGCCAGCTTGCGGGCCGTCTTCGGGCAGTATCCCCACATCGGGCCGGTCCTGCCTGCGGTCGGTTACAACACCGAGCAGCTCGCGGCCCTGCGCCAGACGATCAACGCGGCGGCGGCCGAGGTGGTGGTGGCGGCCACGCCGATTGACTTGGCAGCGCTGATCGCGCTCGACAAGCCGGTGGTGCGCGCCCGCTACGAGTACGCCGACGCGGGCGAGCCGACCCTGGGTACCATCGTCGACGACTTCCTTGCTGCCCGGTTCGGCGCTGTGATTCCATGA
- a CDS encoding carboxymuconolactone decarboxylase family protein — protein sequence MARLPYVDPATATADEVRDTFSRLAVPLNVFHMMAHAETNFRPLVRLGSRILAKQQLSGKLRELAILRVAQLSRARYEWVQHVPIAKAAGASEEQVAALERGDTAAVCFDAREQVMLRFTDELIRDVRVSDATFAAARQHFSARETVELILAVGYYMMIARLLETTAVDLEADAGTKIIEALK from the coding sequence ATGGCACGACTACCGTACGTTGACCCGGCCACCGCCACCGCCGACGAGGTCCGCGATACCTTCAGCCGGCTGGCGGTGCCGCTCAACGTCTTTCACATGATGGCGCACGCGGAAACCAACTTTCGCCCGTTGGTGCGCCTGGGCAGCCGCATTTTGGCCAAGCAACAGCTGAGCGGCAAGCTGCGCGAGTTGGCCATCCTGCGCGTCGCCCAGCTCTCGCGTGCCCGCTACGAGTGGGTGCAGCATGTGCCCATCGCCAAGGCCGCCGGCGCCAGCGAAGAGCAAGTCGCCGCACTTGAACGCGGCGATACCGCCGCGGTCTGCTTCGACGCCCGCGAGCAGGTCATGCTGCGCTTTACCGATGAGCTGATCCGCGACGTGCGGGTTTCGGACGCCACCTTCGCCGCCGCCCGCCAGCACTTCTCGGCGCGCGAAACCGTCGAGCTGATCCTGGCGGTGGGCTACTACATGATGATCGCACGCCTGCTGGAAACCACAGCGGTGGATCTGGAAGCCGACGCGGGCACGAAGATCATCGAGGCGCTGAAATAG